In Xyrauchen texanus isolate HMW12.3.18 chromosome 32, RBS_HiC_50CHRs, whole genome shotgun sequence, the following proteins share a genomic window:
- the LOC127626113 gene encoding GTPase IMAP family member 8-like, whose protein sequence is MDQEIRVVVLGHQSSEKTSVINSILGEDEADRFFVKSVRRDGDVNGRKIALINTPYWWNIFDLRDSPEVIKQELVCSVFLCPPGPHVFLLVVDLSLSFTQEHRISIEEHLGLFGDRIWSHVIVLFTRTVSLKDESIEQHIQNQGEDLQQIIQRCGHRYHIFDIENKGNGVEELLVKIDGVVTVNNGKHFETDDEKLLEVKKKREEIQERAKARQTMVQEKTEQLTEKGDVFPLRSLRLVLVGWILAGKSVAGNTILNDDVFKAGKIKSYVEGSGDVNGRKITVMDTPGWWKFVSTQFNPEFIQTSLLESVSESGKFPHAVILVIPADTSFKKEQKRIIEENLSVLGEEVWKHTIVLFTWSDRFPDISIEEHIESEGDALQWLIEKCGNRYHVFDNTDRKNRDQVTQLLQKIDQMVAENCLFSLDTRCAAEMNLHETDTQQDLDSEEEINLDTQHVMKLINEDLKNRLKGLKNTTKEILMDFTEDIDVASHISMPEPPEFKEDESNNPSETQIIKHQQEIIQEKLQDQIKREGNRWEAILMEGLFNILQISKESCDENGIQRSDEVWKWLQRCEEYRTSAYGSISNLSDPTEDSQNRETSEDTETFSQA, encoded by the exons ATGGATCAAG AGATAAGAGTGGTTGTTCTGGGTCACCAGTCCTCTGAAAAAACATCAGTGATAAACAGTATTTTAGGTGAAGATGAGGCAGACAGATTTTTCGTGAAGTCTGTGAGGAGAGACGGTGACGTGAATGGACGGAAGATCGCTCTGATTAACACACCCTACTGGTGGAATATATTTGACCTGCGAGACTCACCAGAAGTGAtcaaacaggaactggtgtgcaGTGTCTTCCTGTGTCCACCAGGACCTCATGTTTTTCTGCTGGTCGTTGATCTCAGTTTGTCTTTTACTCAAGAACACAGAATCAGTATTGAGGAACATCTTGGTCTCTTTGGAGACAGAATCTGGTCACACGTCATAGTGCTCTTTACACGAACAGTTTCACTGAAAGATGAATCCATTGAGCAGCACATACAGAATCAAGGAGAAGATCTGCAGCAGATCATCCAGAGATGTGGACACAGATACCACATCTTTGATATTGAAAATAAAGGTAATGGAGTTGAAGAACTGCTCGTGAAGATTGATGGTGTTGTGACTGTAAACAATGGCAAACACTTTGAAACTGATGATGAAAAACTACTTGAggtgaagaaaaagagagaagaaaTTCAAGAGAGAGCAAAAGCCAGACAAACAATGGTGCAGGAAAAAACAGAACAACTGACAGAAAAAG GTGACGTGTTTCCACTCCGATCACTGAGACTTGTTCTGGTTGGTTGGATCCTTGCTGGGAAAAGTGTAGCAGGAAACACCATCTTGAATGATGACGTATTTAAAGCaggaaaaataaaatcatatgtaGAAGGTTCTGGTGATGTGAATGGAAGGAAGATAACGGTGATGGACACACCAGGCTGGTGGAAGTTTGTTTCAACCCAATTCAATCCAGAGTTTATCCAGACATCACTTCTAGAGAGTGTTTCAGAAAGTGGAAAATTTCCCCATGCAGTAATATTAGTGATTCCTGCTGACACTTCATTtaagaaagaacaaaagagaaTCATTGAAGAAAATCTGTCTGTTCTCGGAGAGGAAGTCTGGAAACACACCATAGTTTTGTTCACATGGAGCGACAGATTTCCAGACATCTCAATCGAGGAGCACATTGAGAGTGAAGGAGACGCACTCCAGTGGCTGATTGAGAAATGTGGGAACAGATATCACGTCTTTGACAACACAGACAGGAAGAATCGAGATCAAGTCACACAGCTGCTCCAGAAGATTGATCAGATGGTGGCAGAAAACTGTCTGTTCAGTCTCGACACTCGCTGTGCTGCAGAAATGAATCTTCATGAGACTGACACACAACAAGATCTGGATTCAGAGGAGGAAATCAATCTGGACACTCAACATGTGATGAAATTAATAAATGAGGATTTGAAGAACAGGTTGAAGGgattaaaaaatacaacaaaagaaATATTGATGGATTTCACTGAAGATATTGATGTTGCAAGCCATATTAGCATGCCAGAACCTCCAGAAT TTAAAGAGGATGAATCAAATAATCCTTCTGAAACACAGATCATCAAACATCAACAGGAGATCA TTCAAGAGAAACTCCAGGATCAGATTAAAAGGGAAGGAAACAGATGGGAAGCCATTTTAATGGAGGGACTCTTCAATATTTTGCAGATTTCTAAAGAATCATGTG ATGAAAATGGGATCCAAAGATCAGATGAGGTGTGGAAGTGGCTTCAAAGATGTGAGGAATACAGAACATCTGCATATGGATCAATCTCTAATCTCAGTGATCCAACTGAAGATTCACAGAATAGAGAGACATCAGAAGATACAGAGACATTTTCACAAGCTTAA